The DNA region aataaagcaagaaaaagaaagaaaaggtatacagattgggaaggaagacataaaactgaCTTTGTTCGCAGATGACATAATCATTTATGTAGAAAGTCTGAAagaatgaacaacaacaacaacaaaaatctcctggaactaataagcaattatagcaaggttgcaggataccaaggttaatacacaaaagtcaactgctttcctatataccaacaatgaacaagtggaattcgaaattaaaagcacaatgtcATTTAGTAAccaaaaaatgtgaaatacttaagtataaatctaacaaagcaTGTAAAAGAtctatgaggaaaactacaaaactctgatgaaagaaatcgaagaagaactaattaaatgaagaaataatccAAGTACacggataggaagactcaatattgtcaaaatatcagttcttcccaacttgacctatagattcaatacaatcacAACCACAAtttcagcaagttattttatagatatcaaaaaccattctaaaatttatatggagaggcaaaagacccagaataatcaatacaatattgaaggagaCGAACAAAGATGGAGGACTGacactatctgatttcaagacttactataaagctatagtcatcaagatGGTGTGGTATTgatgaaaaaatagacaaacagataaatggaacagaatagagagctcagaaatagactCCCATATAgccaactaattttttttttttgcggtacacgggcctctcactgttgtgacctctcccgttgcggagcacaggctccggacgcataggctcagtggccatggttcacgggcccagccgctctgcggcatgtgggatcttcccagaccggggcacaaacccgtgtcccctgcatcggcaggcggactctcaaccactgcactcccagggaagcccctagccaactaatctttgacacaggagcaaaggcaatacaatggaacaaagatagtctcttcaacgaATGGTGCTGGACAtccacttgcaaaaaaaaaaaaaaaagaatctagacacagactttacacccttcacaaaaattcactcaaatggatcacagacctacgtgtaaaatgcaaaactattaaactcctagaagataacataggaggaAACCTAGATAACCTCGAGTatggtgatgcctttttagatatGCCACCAAAGACATtatacatgaaagaaataattgataaggtAGACAATTAAAATGTAAAGCTTCCTCTCTGAGGTagacaatatcaagagaattataagacaagccacagactggaagaaaatatttgcaaaagacatatctgataaaggattgttatccaaaatatatgaaaaacgattaaaactcaacaaataagaaaacaacccaattaagaaatgaaccaaagaccttaacagacacttcaccaaagaagatatacagatggcaagctCCACATCagatgtcatcagggaaatgcaaaataaaacgaTAGTGAGATACCACTAGACACCTATTAGGATGGCCCAAATCTGGAACACTGGCAACACcgaatgttggtgaggatgtggaacaacaggaattTTCTCActaattgctggtgggaatgcaaattggtacagcccaGTTGGAAGATAGcttagcagtttcttacaaaactaaacatacttttaccatatgatccaggaatggGGCTCCTTGGTAGTTACCTGAGGGAGTAGAAAatttatgtccatacaaaaaacctgaacatggatgtttatagcagctttattcataattgcccaaacttggaagaaaccaaaatgtcctttagtaggtgaatttataaacaaactgtggtacatccagatgaTGGAATGCTATTCCGCACTAAAAAGAAATTAgttatcaagccacaaaaagacatgaaggaaacttaaagtgaaagaaaccaatctgagaaggctacatactgtatgattcctactctatgacattctggaaaagacaatgTTATGGAGATGACAAAAatatcagtagttgccaggggtaGGAGGCGGGGAGAGATAAGtaggcagagcacagaaaaaTTTTACAGCAAGGAAAATACTCTGTATATTATAAttatggatatatgtcattatacagtTTTCCAAACCCACTGAATGTataccaccaagagtgaacccttaggtaaactatggactttgggtgattacgaTATGTCAATACAGGTTTATCCTAggtaaaaaatgtaccattctggtgtctgatgttgataatggaggttatctatgcatgtgtgggagcagggggtatatggggaatctctgtaccttcctctcagttttactataaaactaaaactgctctaaaaatataaagtctttaagggactttcctggcagtccagtggttaagactctgtgcttccactgcagggggcagggttcTGTCCCTCGTTGGCAAACTAATATCTTGCATGTCACAaggtcaaataataataataataaaagtcgTTAAAACGTTGAACAAATAaaggcctggcacataatagaatATATATTGCCTCTTTTCTCGttctttccttatatttttctttttccttccctctttaaaTGGATAAGGTTGGACTCATTAATTCTTTGGTTCCTTCAAACTTTGGATGCTTTATTATGCCTTTGATTCCTTCTCCTCACTTTCATGTATcagctctttcatttatttcttcttcttctttttcctcctctgcctcttcttcctcattttattcttctccttctctttgtcctttccctgtttctgtttctccttttgtaTCATGAACCAAGCCATGTGGACCATAAACATTGAGCTTAAAGTCCCCTCAGCTCCAGCAGTCTACcagttctatgatttttttttcagttatcttctttttccctttatctttccAGTACTTAtaaattacttaacttccctgggcctcagtttttccatttggaaaatggaaacaataatggATTGTTATAAGCATCAAATGAATGAAGTAAAGCTGTTAGCTCAGTGCCTCACACAAAGGCTCCAAGACACTGTTAACTTTGCTCTCGTTTGACTTTCTGCGAGCCCgggatgaaataaaaaacactatagaaatgttagtttatttttttttccccctaaagtaTCACAGTGAATTGGAAAGTTGGCTCCAGGTTTGAAAAGACATGGGTTCCAGGGAAAACTATGAATTCTTATGAACCTCAATTTTctgatctataaaatgagaataacaatatATGCCTTCCCTCCACCtagtgtttttttccttcccGGGAATTAAAAAAGTCAATGTGTAGGAAAGCATCACCCTATAAGTACATGTGGTAATCATGACAGATGGTGTTCTGGAGTCACAGTGGGGATGCTGTAAAGTTACGAGGATTCAGCgggatacatttttaattttaaaagatgcctGACCTACAGTAAGCATTCGATACATGCTATAGCTATTACTATTTCCTTTACCGTGTCCACTCTTTTCTCTAGATCCTCCAAAAAAATGAGTGGTTGCGCTACCCAGGTGATCTCTGTTGCTCAACTTCTATTATTGATTGTCCCCGTCCTCTCACCTCCTCATCCCACCAGGcttttttcctcctccccctctcttaCGATCACAGCTTTCATCTCGCCTCAGGCACCCCGTGCAGCCAGATGTCCAGATCTCAAGCAGCTTAGAACTGCCGGGACCGGCCTGAGACCTGGAGTTCCCTCCGCTTTTAGCGTCTAGCACTCTTCcaacaataaagttttattgaaaaaagCCGAAGAAAAGGCGCCCGTCCTTCTTTCTGCAACAGCCAATCAGAGGGCAGAACGCCTGCTTCGCTCACGGGAGCTTCAGCAGTCAGAGGAAAGGGCGGGGCATGTCGCTCCCGAAGCCCGCCCCGTAAGAGCGGAAGTACGGCCGGAAGCCAGCCATAGAGTTTAGGGGCCAGAGCGGCCCTGCAGGGAGTTGGCAGGAAAGGCTGGGAACAGCTGCCGGAGGTGACGGAGCGGTGGCCCCGCCCGGTACGCTGGAAGACGAAGCTTCCAGGTAGCTGTCCGCAGGGTCTGACCCAGAGTACGACGGGGCAGCCGGCGGGAGCCCACGGTCCCTGGGCGGCCTCTTTAAGGGAGGGGGCGGAGCCACGTGGAAGGATCCCGAGGGTGAGGTCACGTGCTGCGGGGCACATGCGGGGCACAGTGGCGATTTGAGGGAGCGTCGTCGTTGGGGTGGACACTATGTGACGTCCCTCCCCCCACTAAGACCTGTGCCTCGGGGTTCAGTGGGGTGCACTGGTGGGACTTGGGGATAGGCCcagggatgggggaggtgggcgtggcaaccctgtgtcagcCAGGCTGCCATCGAAGTGGCTGAATTTAGGATTCCTAGATCCAAGGGTTAGACTGCTCCGTCTCTGATTCCTCGTTGCAAAAGTGGCTCAATGCCTCTGCAATAGAGGTCCTAGGCCTTGTGCTTTCCATCCTCCCCAGTTCAGGAACCTCCAGCTTCACATCCTCTTTCCTTGCAGCTCCAGACTTCCTGAGCCCAGGTACCCCCAGCTCAGTGCAGCCATGAGTGCCGAGGTGAAGGTGACAGGGCAGAACCAGGAGCAATTTCTGCTCCTGGCCAAGTCGGCCAAGGGGGCAGCGCTGGCCACTCTCATCCACCAGGTGCTGGAGGCCCCTGGTGTCTACGTGTTTGGGGAACTGCTGGATATGCCTAATGTTAGAGAGGTGGGTTCTTGGCCTGGATAGCACCCAGGGAGGCTTGGGTTTGAGAACGGGTGGGCAGGGCTCATTCTGCAACCCCATAACCATTCAGTTGAACAAGAATATGGTGATTATTAACTGGCAGCTTGCAGAAGTAAGTAGGCAAGTAAACCTCTTAATTCCCCTTTGGAGATGAATGATCTGTAAACcccagtatttttcatttttaagcaaAAGAGCCTGTGATTCAGAATAGGAGACCTGATGCTAGCCTGTCTCCATCAGTGTCGTAGCTCTTAATAATCATATTGCCTTGATCAGGTCACTTTTATTTTAGGGCctaaattgtcttttaaaaatggacctgaggggggggaaaaaaaaaaaaaggacctgagggcttccctggtggcgcagtggttgagagtccgcctgccgatgcaggggacacgggttcgtgccccagtccgggaagatcccacatgccgcggagcgactgggcctgtgagccatggccgctgagcctgcgcgtccagagcctgtggtccgcgacgggagaggccacaacagtgagaggcccgcgtaccttaaaaaaaaaaaaaaaaaaaaaaaaaaggacctgaTACTGCCCTTCACTATTGTTGTAGAAATCAGATGAGATTATGGGAAAGTATAAAGTCTGGTACAAGTGGAAGGAATGAATGTGAAATTGGCATGACCTGTTCTCTCCCGTTTGCACCATATGCTAATTCACTTAAGTTTGATAAGGTAGAAGTTATCTTTTTCCCAAAGACACATGGCAAGATGCTAGGAACGCAGCAGAGAGAACTGTTCACAGAGAAGTGGCAGAGTTAAGAGTTTAAAGCCCAGAGTGAGTAGGTTGCCAAGATGGGTGACGCCAGCCGAAGCCCTGAGATGTTATGACAGTGGTAGGTGGACAGGTATGAGTTAGGTTTTTGAGTGCCAGTGATTGAGTCAATGAATTTAGCCTTTTGGAATCCTTCTGGTCCGAAGAAAACTGGctgccttccttccctgctcTCCTCTGCAGTGGAATTAAAGAGAATCAGGGTGAAGGAATAGAAGTGTGTTTTGGGTTCCTGTTCAGCACTCTGCTAGTCATCTGGGAATACCAGAAAAGCACAAGATACAGTGCTCCCCTTGTGAAACTTACGTTCCAGTTGCAGAGAGAAGATGAATGGATATCCATGCGTAAATCATTTATTTAGCAAGGATTTATCAGCAGAGCAAACTTACATGCACAGCTCTGCTAGACCTAAGTGGGATACCAGAGACCACATCTGTAATCTTGTTGAAAAGAAAGATATTCTTAGGTAACAACCTTAGGTGGGCTTCGACTGACTAAGTGGGTGATCAGTGGTAGGAGAGGAGGTCTGGGTGGACCGGCTTGGGTGATGAAAGCTCCCGGGTGAGGCCGGTCTGAAGCAGAGGCCACAAATCCCAGTGCCTGCTCAGTTCGTGCAGCCGTGAAGGGAGTGAGGCTGAGGCAGAAGTCTTCGGTGAATTGGAGGGTACAGCAGCCCCCCTAAAGGTATTCAAATTCAGAAATGCTAAATATACTCTAAGGACCAGACAACACAGTTTGCAGTGTTTGGGGGgtgtgcgtggtgtgtgtgtgttagatacTAAACACTGAAAGTTTTCAACTCGGAGTTTAGGGTAGGAATTGGAGGCAGATGGAGCAAGAGGACGTTGCGGACGGGGGATAGTTAAACAAAGGCCTGCAGGCGGAAGTGAGGCCTCCCTGTGGGGAGAGTGGCCAGAGGGGCAGAGGGCTCCCTTCGGGGAGCTGGGCAGCTAGCGttggaggggagggctggggccaGAAAGTGGAGCTCAAGCTGGGTAAGGCTGGGAAGGTGGAGAGAGGCCCTTCCTGTCACTTCTTCTCTCCCATCATGTTCTCACAGCTGGCTGAGAGTGACTTTGCTTCCACGTTCCGGCTGCTCACGGTGTTTGCTTATGGGACGTATGCTGACTACTTAGGTAACAGGAGGGGTGGAGGTCTGGAGactggaggtgggagaagggCAGTTTACCGAGGGACCTAGAAGAAATTCCTGGGATACCCGACTTAGATCCCTTAAGTACACAGGGTCAGGGTCAAGACCTGAATTGACAtggaaaactcaaaaaaaaaaaaaaaaaggcaagggaaGGAGGCTAGGGCTTTCCACAAATGTGAAATcaggatttctttgtcttttttttttctagctgaaGCCCGGAATCTTCCCCCACTCACAGAGGCTCAGAAGAATAAGCTTCGACACCTGTCAGTCGTCACTCTGGCTGCCAAAGTCAAGGTGAGTGACAGTCCCCCCAGTCCTGAGGCGCAGAGAGCCCTTCTGTATCTCCCTTCTCGAGGGTCCATCTGAAGGGAATGGCATTGGACAGCCTTTGACCACCGTGTTGCTTCTTCCTGCCTCGCCCCACGCCCCTCCAGGGTCTGTGTCTGAACGCTGTTACCTGCGGCCTTTGGGGCTGAATATTATTCTCctagttttctattttgtttttctttttcaaccaaCTTAAGTTCTAATTAAAACACCTTTTACGTTTGGGGTAAGAATAGCAACTAGGATACCGCTCACTGTCGTTCAGCAGCCCCTCTTCCCCCCGCCGTAAAGTCCTCTGCAGACAGCCGCGGCATCCAGAGCTGGAATGAAGCTCTCTCTTCTGGGGAGGTGCCAGCTTCTGTTTGCTGAAATAAGAAACACGTAACCCAGGgtattccctggcggtccactggttaggactcggcgctttcactgtggtggcccgggttcaacaatccctgatcggggtactaagatcccgcaagctgcgcggCGCGACCAAAagaaacgaaagaaagaaagaaatacgtAGGCCAGAAGTGTCTTTGTATATCCAGCTGGGTTCTGTTTTTGTTAACTCTCCACCTCCGCCCACCTGCGTCTCCCAGTTGTTACTGACTCTCGGCGTGCTCATGGTTTTACTTAAACCAGGCTGTCTACTGCAAGATGCCTCTTTGGAGGTAGACGGAGTATAAATGGTAAACAGAGTAGCTCCAGACCTCTCCCACACCACATCCTCCCATTATGTCAAGCTCATCTTGACCAGGTCCGTGCTGTGTCCTGAGCTGGGCCAGAGGATGGACATCCAGGCAGATGtccccctggggtggggggggaagggagTAGGGGAGCATATGTCTTTTATTTAAGATTGTTCTTCTCACGTTGTTATTTCTCAGGTGGgagtacttttatttattttaccttagAACCAGCCTCTTAGAGGAAACGATATAGGAGTAGGAGCGGAgggtgggcggggggtgggggaaggagggaagaagaatcTTGGAAGCCCTTCTCTGCTGCGGAACCTCACAGCCCCAGCCCGCCCTCGGGCCCCAGTGTATCCCATACGCAGTGCTGCTGGAGGCCCTGGCCCTGCGGAACGTGCGGCAGCTGGAAGACCTCGTCATCGAGGCCGTGTACGCCGACGTGCTGCGCGGCTCCCTGGACCAGCGCAACCAGCGGCTGGAGGTTGACTACAGCATCGGGCGGGACATCCAGCGCCAGGACCTCAGTGCCATCGCCCGAACCCTGCAGGAGTGGTGAGACCTGTGTCCCGGCGCCGTCCCTTCTTTGCTCGCCCCAAGAAAGGGAGGGATGCTTTGGAGGGGGGCGAGTTGGGCCGGGAGGCAGAGGTGGAACCCAAGAGGATGAAGGGGAGTGAGCTCGTTCCTCCAGAGGCTTCTGAGGGAGAAAAAGAGTGGAGGAGGGCCTGGGGGGCAGGAGGCCGGAGGCGCGTCCTCGATGCAGTaaccgggggagggagggggtggtaCTCTTGAGCGCACCCCCTGCGGTGTGGATCACGTGTCTCCGGCTGCATGCAGGCCCCTGGTCAGTGAGCAGCCCTGTCCACAGGCCACGGGCCTCTCCCgcttctgttttctgtgttcTTGTCTGACTTGAGCTCGTTAAGACacctcctctttttcctctttgcctCCCCCACCCTGTTTTGGTTTTAGTTCCTACTCCCATCTTGCACATCACTCCGGGCACTTCTCTCTCCTCCCGTATCTTACCTGAGTGTCCTGCTGGCTCCTGGGAGTATTGTCGCAGGTGGCTCCCAGGTGCCCTGGCAAGGCTTCTGACTCAGACAGGGGTCTGGATGGCCGGACGTGGGGGTGTCTGCGAGTCTCTCTTTCGCGAGCCTGATCACAGCCCTCCTCTGCTGACCCTCGTTCCCGCAGGTGTGTGGGCTGCGAGGTGGTGCTGTCGGGCATCGAGGAGCAGGTGAGCCGCGCCAACCAGCACAAGGAGCAGCAGCTGGGCCTGAAGCAGCACATTGAGAGCGAGGTGAGCAGGCGGGCGTCCCGGGCAGTGACGGCCGCAGGCAGaccaggtgggcaggggctggcagGTTCTGGAACCTTCCTCGTTCTCCCCACTCCTTTCATCCTGGTAGGTCGCCAACCTGAAAAAAACCATTAAAGTCACAACAGctgccgccgccgcggccacgtcTCAGGACCCCGAGCAGCACCTGACGGAGCTGAGGGAACCGGCTCCAGGCAGCAACCAGCGCCAGCCCAGCAAGAAAGCCTCGAAGGGCAAGGGGTGAGCGGCTGCGGCGGAGCCGCCGGCGTCCGGGGGCCCTGCTGCTGCTTCCTCGTCCCTCCCGTCACCTGCGTGGGGGTCGGGAACGGGGGAGCTTGCAGCGCTGAGGGGGTTCCctgcagcctctctctctctcttccccttgccAGGCTCCGAGGGAGCGCCAAGATTTGGTCCAAGTCGAACTGAAGGGACTGTCGTTTCTTCTGGGATGTGGGGTCCTAGCTGCCTGCCTGCCCCTTAGGAGTCCTCAGAGAGCCTTCCTGTGCCCCTGGCCAGCTGATAACCTAGTTCATGACCCGTcacctcccttcttctctcccacACCCCCAGGCATAGACCACACCGTCTCTGGGGGGAGGCAAGTACAAGTCGTGTTTTTGTTGGTACTTTTTGTTTCACGTAACTTTCTTGTGTGTCCCATTGTCCCCTCTTCCTGCCACGCTCCCTCCCCTATTTCTTTAGGAGTCAGCGTCTGTCCCTGTTTATTATACGTCACTGAGTGGGTGGGGCTGCCGTGTCTCCAGCATAACCCACACGtgatcccttccccttcctccgcCCCAGCCCTGCATGCCCAGCCTCCTGCCCACCCGCCTGTTTGGGCAGCATCTGAAGAGCCATAGGGCTCCCACCTTTATTCCCACCCTGAGAGTTCTGGGAGCCATTCTAGGAGTCACTGGACACTCACATCCTAGAATCCTGTCACTCTGCAGTTGTTTCctgtcctctctcctccccttggGTCCTGGGAGTGCTGCTGCTTCAATGACCCCAGAGCCTCAGGGCAGCTGTTTCTTGAGCTGTTGTGAGATGGTCCTTTCTTGGCCTTGGCTGTCTTAGAAAGCCTGATGGCAATCCTGGAAGGATTTACACTTCCTTCTGTGAGTTTTGTGTGGAAGGGCAGGGGATATAGATTGtataaaaagagtatatatacgtatatctatatataacatGACACAGAAATAAATCTATGAGAAGTCTATCTACAAACACGCCCTGAACTGGGTGTCTTCTGTCTTTGGTGTTTGTGGATGGGAAGAAGGCTCATTCCCAGTCCACTCTAAAGCAAAGTGCcggaaaaacaaaagaaccagGTACTGGAGACCTAGATCGTGGGCCGTTTGGCTCTGGCCAGATCGGCTCAGCATCTCGGCATTCTTTAAGAAGCAGTGGATGCTCACCGAGCACCAGCCTGTGGCAGGCTCTGGAGGTCCAAAGCGATGGGCActgtccctgctctcaaggagcttgaGTTCAGCCTGTTTCCTTCCACCTTATAGAATTGTAGGCGGAAGAGTTGATAGTAAACTTCAGTTTTTGCATCAGTACCACACAGGACTCTCCCATCTCAGTAAAAAGCAGCAGTCGGGCTCCTGTCCCCGTCCAAGGCAGAGCGTCCAAGCAGCATGTGCTGGGAGGATTAGTCTCCTTGGCTCAGCGCACTGCTACGCACGCCCTAGAATTGGGAAGCTCTAGTGTAAGGGacagctgccccccccccccgccccctcccgtgCATGAGAGGCGATTGCCTCCTGAGGGTCCCAGTGTTGACCGAGTTGCCCTCCCGAGCTTGTGCTGTCCTCTAGGTGGAGACGTAGGACAGACTACTGTTTACTGGTCCTAAAGGTGTCAGTTGTAGAATTGGAAGTGGGGGTAGATCCCGAGTTTTCCGTTAAAAGTGGTCCGGGTGAGCCAGTTATCTTGCAGGGCAGCGGAGACTGAATGGGACCAGTCCAGTGGGCCCTGTCTCGGGAATTGACACTGTTGGCCTCTCGCTTTAGCTTTGGCCTAGGCTAGCCTGTTGAGCCTGTTACATCTTGAGTCTAAGTCTCTGAAATAAAGCCCTTCTTCCTCCCACACCGTCCACTGTGCAGAAGTCACTAACTGCTGGTGCTTCGAGCCTGTGCCCCCTTTCCCTGCCCAGGCCCCATTTTTCTCTTGAACTTTAGTATCTCATTTTCCTGTAAGCTG from Pseudorca crassidens isolate mPseCra1 chromosome 11, mPseCra1.hap1, whole genome shotgun sequence includes:
- the COPS7A gene encoding COP9 signalosome complex subunit 7a isoform X2, which gives rise to MSAEVKVTGQNQEQFLLLAKSAKGAALATLIHQVLEAPGVYVFGELLDMPNVRELAESDFASTFRLLTVFAYGTYADYLAEARNLPPLTEAQKNKLRHLSVVTLAAKVKPQPALGPQCIPYAVLLEALALRNVRQLEDLVIEAVYADVLRGSLDQRNQRLEVDYSIGRDIQRQDLSAIARTLQEWCVGCEVVLSGIEEQVSRANQHKEQQLGLKQHIESEVANLKKTIKVTTAAAAAATSQDPEQHLTELREPAPGSNQRQPSKKASKGKGLRGSAKIWSKSN
- the COPS7A gene encoding COP9 signalosome complex subunit 7a isoform X1, encoding MSAEVKVTGQNQEQFLLLAKSAKGAALATLIHQVLEAPGVYVFGELLDMPNVRELAESDFASTFRLLTVFAYGTYADYLAEARNLPPLTEAQKNKLRHLSVVTLAAKVKCIPYAVLLEALALRNVRQLEDLVIEAVYADVLRGSLDQRNQRLEVDYSIGRDIQRQDLSAIARTLQEWCVGCEVVLSGIEEQVSRANQHKEQQLGLKQHIESEVANLKKTIKVTTAAAAAATSQDPEQHLTELREPAPGSNQRQPSKKASKGKGLRGSAKIWSKSN